The following is a genomic window from Nitrospinota bacterium.
TTTAAAGTCCTTTTCTCTAAATAACTCCATTTCATATTTTTATTAAATACAAAATCAGGGATAGGGCTGTTCATTTTTTTCTTCAAATACAAAAGGGAATAATAAAGAGGTCTGGTGAGATTGAATAATTCTGCCCTTTGCAATAATTTATCCCAGTTCAGATTATCCTTATTTTGGTTGATAATTTCATTCATATCAACAAACCATATAAGCTGAGCATAGGAATGTTTCAGAGAGTGGAGGGAGAGGGTAAGAATATTATCATAGGGGGAAAGGCATAAGACATTGGGATAATGGTTTTCTATGGATCTAGCATCTTTCCAAATTTCTTCATCGTTTATTTTTACGGCATATCCTCGAGACCTTATTCTTGATACATTAAAAAGACTTGTGTGTATATCCAAATTGATTGAATCTTTTAGATATCTATCAGGGTAAAAGGGGAGAGGAAAGAAGTCATTTTTTTTTAGTATCTTACATATTTTTTCGTAGTGATCATGTTTTATAAATATATCTATATCATCAAAGTATCTAAGCCCTATATCGCTGTAGATAGTTTTTAAAAATGTAGAACCTCTAAGGAGGATTATGGGGATATGGCTCTCATTAAGATATTTTAAAAGGCTATCTAACTCTTTTAAGATAACCATATTTTTAGCTAAATTTTGGTAGTACATCCGTTCTAATTCTTTGAATTCTTTTTGGGGAGGTGTTTCAATTTGAGAATTCTTTAAGCTCTTATAAAGAAAACCAAAGAGGCCCTCTGTGAGAGATCTGTTGATGAGATATTCCCAGTTAAGATTTTTTAGATTGAATTCTTTTATTCTTTGTTTAGCGTTGTTATCTAAATTTACTTGAGAACAGAGAAGTAATAGATTATTTTCTTGAGTCCAAGCCATAGGCTATTTTTATTCCCATATTTTTTTCATAAAAAAGAGAAATATCTCTCATGAATTTTTGACAGTCTTTGTAACCAAAGCCCTCTGGATATCCATGAATTAGAGGAGGAATTCTGCACATACCGCATATGGATTTATAATAACAATTGAAACACTTTTTCGTTGGCTTCATCTTTTCTTTTAGCTTGTTCAGTGCTCTGTCTAATTGAGAAGAATTTATACAGTTTTTTATGTTGTATGCGGGTAGGTCCATTTCGCAAACCACAAAGTCTCCATTTGCATTTACGTCAAAGCCATTTCCAGTAGCGCAGCCAAAGTAAGCGCTCTCAAAGAATATATCTTTTGCAGAAATTTT
Proteins encoded in this region:
- a CDS encoding nucleotidyltransferase family protein, yielding MAWTQENNLLLLCSQVNLDNNAKQRIKEFNLKNLNWEYLINRSLTEGLFGFLYKSLKNSQIETPPQKEFKELERMYYQNLAKNMVILKELDSLLKYLNESHIPIILLRGSTFLKTIYSDIGLRYFDDIDIFIKHDHYEKICKILKKNDFFPLPFYPDRYLKDSINLDIHTSLFNVSRIRSRGYAVKINDEEIWKDARSIENHYPNVLCLSPYDNILTLSLHSLKHSYAQLIWFVDMNEIINQNKDNLNWDKLLQRAELFNLTRPLYYSLLYLKKKMNSPIPDFVFNKNMKWSYLEKRTLNFLLKNEKIERYGELLFIYGIPKKSHKLKYLFELLFPRPAVLSQVFGFYRLSSIPLLYILRLFQMAFLIPKESLRFLCKVLIPRKK